One Glycine soja cultivar W05 chromosome 7, ASM419377v2, whole genome shotgun sequence genomic window, TTAGCGTGACATACTTCAATGAaactaattattgtttttatacttaattacaaaacatatttacatgtattttctttttatgggGAGGAATTGAAGACAGATAActtctaaaaaatttataatgactcATATCCTGTTCAACTAACTGATCTAAATATCTTGATATTTGCATACAATTTAAGTGTTTATGTAAATATAATGGATTCTTCCCAACTTAATTTTACAATACTAATTAActatatattattgatattgAAGGTATTATACTCATGTTTTACTGGAAAACTCACCTAGAGTATCATTGAGGTAAAATGGGGCACTCTTGAATGCCCAATCGGTGTAGTTGAATCCGTAGTGCCAATGCTCAGAACCACCCACGACAATTTGCTTGGGTTGTTGCTGTGTTTTGTTCTGAGGATGATTTCCGAATCTAGACCACCAATCAGTGTAGTTGAAACCAAAGGACCAATCCTTGTTGGCCATGCTCACTGAAAACATTGAAGCACTTATAATAACTAGTATCATCACGCCATGTCCTAACTTCAGAGCCATAGTAATGGTATATGTTCCTATATACTCTCACAGGTGTGTGGTTAAATAAGAGATGCGCAAATGTAAAGTatgatttggttgttgttgtgtcGGTCCAATTGCTGGGGTTAATGGGTGTTTATATCGGGAGagggaagaggaaaaaaagtgtcaaaatattatatatggaTTTGACTACAATGTCATATGGTGGTGCAAAATGgccaaatcaattatttttattgttggttGCACTGTGACTTGGTATACAACAAATTGAAAATAGTTGGAATCTGAACAGTTGTATATACATGTGTGTTTTTCCCCAACTCTTTGTTTCGATCGTCAACTGTTCTTCCACACCTAGCCTCTTTCACCTAACCTGTGTTTGAcctgaataaataattaatagtataatttCTTTGATGGATAAAGGAAAATGCGCATTTAGCTAGCTGAGACCACGcaaaatctaaattaaattttgtttagaaCATCTCTTGGCTCCTATAATATAATATCGAAATCAGATTCAgtgtatttattttaacataatcatttttcttttaactgagtagcttttattaatataacttACTCATCCtttgctgttaaaaaaaaatattcatcatttatgtttttatttaaaatatttttcttttaaaaaataaaaatatatttatattcatatttctcACATATGACTTGATTTAATGACATAAATCGCACAAATGTAAATTCTCTAGGTTATGATCACTGGTGGATccataaaattttcttaatgaaggtaaaaaaaatttataatatgtttaaaaaaaatatcacgagcttttacaaaatataatattgatataAAAGAAATCCAAAATACTTTAAATGAGGATGTATCATATGagaattatcatttttatgtgaTTATAAGAATGACTAATTTCAACaattagattaaaatgaaagatcaaaattaaaatattttaaatttaaattaaatattcatttatcaaacaaattaaatatcttaaaagatttaatttatcatatccTAAAATATCTCAAAACCTATCATTACCATGACcactattttctttataattatttctatCACAACTATCGTGATTGTTATCACAACCATTATCATGATCGTCAACCATCATCACCATCATAATTGTTATTGTCATTACTATCACCATCACCATCACTATGATCTCTGGCATGACAATCATCATTTACGATAGTGGCGACGACAACACCAGTGATTATGTTGATAACGACGGTGATCATGACGAAGATCACGATGATGATGGTAGTGATTATGGTGACGACGTAAATCAAATCTTTTATTTCGTTCCAATTTTAactcacattaattaatttataattagaattttgaagataaaaatttaatgaagttaagaaaatattaaatataaaaagatataatttaatattaaattcaaccATTTAGTTAATATAACATATAACTAACACTAAAAGACAATGATCTAACTTATAGGCCTTGCAGGTTTAATTAgtgtgaaaattttcaaattatattagATAATAtgacaataattaattattatattaagtaatttattttcatacctacattcattaaaaaaaactcttaaatatttttcatgtaaaattttcaatttaaataatcataaaaGTTATACGACATACTTAGttgaatatcataaaaaattaaatagaataaaaacataaccaaatgatttatttatattaaagatatttataatttattgatatattttttgttcctttcttctttatgaagaatatattaaatattttattacgaCATACTTAGGTAAAGTGTGATCAACGACATCAAAGTCAGTGtgtaatgatgatgataattttattacaatTGCAAAATTAACGGAAACTAGTGGAGTAGAAATGTGGAATTAAGTCCACAAATTGGTACTTGGTTTCATACGTACCAAGTGTAAATGAGATACATCGCAGCTTGAGCGATGCCATGATGACAGATTAATGGCGTATCATTACAAcatattatttcaaaaattaaaatgaaattacaattttatttttattttaagtgtgTATACCTAGTGTTTGATTTATCTAATatctaatattatataatttaatttggaaATTAGTTTTCTTTCGCTAAATTATGATTTCCATCCCCTTTAATTCCTGATCTATGATATTGATCCAACTTTTCTTTTGCAGTTttagtgttttaaatttaaaaaaaatttacatttttttctaatcgtgaattttacatatatattatttcctTTGTTTTGTCGTAAGTGAAGCATAGATCTAATAAATTCATTTAAGGTGCCATCAAGaaataatttaactaattaaaaatgaaaataaagaaataaacatatgtgaacttaaaaattagttttatgatattaaaatgtacattaaaaattaataaaaatcccttattaaaaattagctttatgatatataatatacataattaGCCTTAATAATATTACTAgacattttaatatatataataaaaatcccttatttatatataatatctagtaataatattaagGCTAACCAtgtatattatatatcattgttaataaataaataaataaataatttttttaaaaattgtttagttatatatttatactcaagtttattatttttttattttaaaatatgctttatgaattataataattaaaaataatccatttgatgaataataattaaaaaaaataattatatagttaaatttaaattaattttataatagtgaCCTAAAATActcattgaaaatataaactaaGAGAAATACATTAcgttaataaacattttatttttacattcaaataagttttttaaattaatttttaagtctattaatatatatatatatatatatatatatatatgtatgtatatatgtatatatatatatatatatattaaattttttaataactatttttatttaacaatataattttagtatttaataaacacttaaaaaaattaaaagagttacttaaattaaataaaaggttATATATGCGATCAACCTTGAGCCACCTTCCGCATGTAAAGAAAAtgaactaattatatttattatttaaaaataagagtttatcatatataattttaattattgtagtattaaatatgatatatttattaaaattcatgaagaaagtatatatttattaatgtgtggcttttttataaatttacatatattgaaaacatattattaattaaaagtaactaTTACTAAATTTAATgcctatatataaatttaataaatataggcattcaatattattaatgataaattattttttaattattggaaAAAATGTTAACTTTAACTGAAAACACCAAAGTCTCGGTAAACACCAAAAGACGAACTTCAAGTGCATTTCTACTTTTTAGACCTCCTACTTCCTGTATGTAATAAGGTAAACGGAAAGCAATGTGAGATCTTCCGGCTAATCTCTCTGCAGCACCTCTAGAGCAACTTCCTCAAGCATCAAATACATCTCACAACTTATAGCAGCGCATAATAGAAGCGCATGGCAACAATGTTTATCGATGAATCACATGCAGCAGCTACTTGTCACTCCCAAGTATTTGAGTAAGAATAATGTAGTTCAATGTAGagtttgtaggccttggatcttcttcatcaatagagtcttttacttcttgaagatcaatggcagcaaaatgaagaaggagaaaaggtgattagagatgtcacttcaaggaaaagatgagtcaagaacaagttcACCACCATAAAAAGTCATGGGTAAGAGCTTAAAGGTAGGAGAAGGTgagtggaggaagaaggagagaaGGGAATGACATTTTCagagagagaagagggagaaTGAGATATGAACTTtaaagtctaatttctcaaatcatcaaagttacaaaatgcacacacaaaacctttatttatagtctaagtgtcacacaaaattggagggaaatttgaatttctattcaaatttcacttgaatttgaatttgaatttgtggagccaaatttggagccaaaatttcactaattatgattagtgaatttcagctatggttcaacccactaatccaagatcaaatccaagattctcccctaagtgtgcttaggtgtcatgagatatgtaaagcatgaaggacatgcacaaagtgaaactatatgatgtgacaatgggatataacaagaaaatgctcacctcccccatagtctggtccaaaatttaattggattggacttctcacaattcaattaaatttctctccccaCACATCAAATAgcgcacttaatgcatgtgaaattataaaactatccttaatacaaaaactagtttacGTGTCCTAAattacaagggctgaaaaatcctacattactataGTATCCTCCATACACtatagagccctaaatacaaggtctAAAAATAATGAAGCCCTTATTTAATATGTACAAaaataagtgggctcatacttagcccataggcccaaaatctatcataaggctcatgagaaccctagggccttctcttgcatctctagtccaatcttcttggagtcttctatccaacgCCCTTGGggtgtaggattgcatcaaagagTTACTGAGTAAGTACCACATATTATTGTTAATAAAGATCTTACCATatagtaataatatataaaaatcatgTTTAAAATAAGGCATAAGTGATAAGTCTatacaaaataacaatataaaaataataaaaagatccTACTGGTGTTAATAATAATTAgaatcatatataaattatgtttatcaGGTCTAGGCATTCATAGTTTAAAACATcaagtttaaaaataacaagcataaaaacaattaaatggtAACATGATATTCTTTCTTATATGATCTAATAATCAGAATCATCTGGAgagttttgttgttgttgttggtcttgtttttgttattgttgttgataATCTTGTTGTTGCTCCTAGTGGTCATTTTGTTGCTCCTGGTGGTTGTTTTGTTGCTGGTGTTGTTGAAATATGTTTTATGCATCATGTGGTAGAAATTGTAGGACAACATCAACAAATGATTGAAACTGACGACTCAACCACTCATTGTTCTTTCTCGTTCGTTGAATCACCTCCTCACTAGCAGACAATCATTGTCTTAGCTAGTTAATCTCATCTGAATAAAGTGAGCTACTACtgcatgttttccttttatgCATAAGTTTGTTGTCCCCACCTTGATAACCATGAATGAGCTCTCCAACCCCATAAATTCATCCCATGTGCATGCCACAAGCATCCAAAGCAAGGTTAAGAGGgttgttctttgattcagcAACATATGATGCAACCTTAGACCTAACCTGAGAATGTCTAATCTAAAAATCATCCTATTATTCAAACAAAGGCCTTATTTCATTAAATAGTGAacattaataaaatgaaaagaaaaaaaaaacattcaatagACTCATGTGCTCTCCTATATCTTTCATTGACAAATTGACCAATATCCTTTCACATATGTCTATTGAAAGACCTCATCAATATATAATGACCGATCAAGCTCCTTTGCATACAAAAAATAgcattaattgaaaataaataaacatttaatataaaattattaagttttaaacTAATACCAAAAAAGTATAATGTATACACCATGTACATGGCATGATCATGTGTCCTAATGGAGCCACCTGTGTGTAGGGTCCCACCCTTTTTGGAAGCCCGACTTTTAAAGGCTTATGCACACTTTGAGTGGTAAGAAGGTATTGACATAAATTGTTTCCCTTGAGCCACATCTACACCTTTGCTTGAAGCACCCATACAATTATCTTCAACATGTTCATGTGGCATATTTTTATCGTGATCATTCCAAATCCAATAATTAGGTTTGAACCCAACTTTATAAAGGTGAACCTTCACAATTTCATCCTTCAAATTATTTGTACAATCGCATTTAAGGCATGGACATCTAATTTCCCCATTAGGTATATAATATTTCACCACtagaaaatttacttttaacatCATTAGAATAATATCGGTTTTAtagaaaatcgatgtcaacGAAAACACGGTGACGTAATCGTAAATAACGTGACTTCGTTAACATTGGTTctctaaaaaattgatgttaacatgaccttgttaacatcggtttttcagaaaccaatgttaatgtGAGTTGGTTAACATTGCTTTTTTAGAAAATGGATATTAACAAAGTCACGTTAATATCGGCTTTTGGAAAAAATCGACGTTATATTAtcctatttaaattattttttcgtgCTTCTGGCACTTCAACTCTACTCTCACTCTTACTCGTTCGGCCTCGCGATGGTCCTCTCCCTCACAACTCTAACTCATTGCCATCCCCCGAGTTCTGCTGCAACGCCATCACCACCTCAACTCGCATTTTGATGCGATGCCATCGTTGTTTCATCTTCTTAATACCTCGTGACAAAGAAGTCGTATTTGGTTTCGTGGCCTGTTCCCTTGTGACTTCCTCCCCAGGTTAGCTCAATCTGAGCAACGCCTTTGCTTTTTTTCTGAAAATGTGCTCTTTGAACTTCATAATGGTGCAAAATGCTACCAAACCCTCGTGAGGTAAATTTGCGATTCTCTAATGAAGCTTTTGTTTGTAAGCTATGgtagtgtttttgttttttttttatttttatttttgcttcgCTTATGGTTATGCACATAGAAGTTCAATTATACGTGTTTTTAAGCTATGGTAGTGCATCCTTTTGTATATAGTTGTGGTCTCGTGGGTTATGCATATGGTAGTAGCTTCATGtacacactactagaaaataaactTTGGTGGCACAGTTCTATATTTGGTTCTGGTTCTAGTAAAATATCAGAGGAAATATGAGAGGAAATTTTGCATGGTTCTGGTTCCTCCATAACAAGAGCATTTAGCAATTTTTAGTGAAATCATTgtctattttgtttgttttgtagatttattggtgttttggttttttGCATGATTCTGGTTTTGGTTGTTTTCGACAATGTAGGCCTCGTTATGGTTTGTTTACATGGTTCTAGTTCCTAGATAAGCATGGTTTTGGTTCCTCATTATTGTTTGACAAAGTGTACTTAATGTCATGTTTATATTGTAAATGAAGTTTAGAAACGATGGATGAACATCAATAGAACTGGATGGAAATTACTAACGCAATGATAAAGATTAACAAAAAAGCAGAGGAAATGTTCAACATTGTTCATGTTATGGATCAGGTTAGAAATTTCAACActattctcaaataaaaatgacatgatataacacttttgcttatattacTTTGTTTGTTAAATGTAGTCTTACGGTGAAGTCAGTAGGTCATTTTCTATAAGATAGAATGATGAACTAGAGCCTACTTGGCATCTGCTACACTCTAGTGGCAACATGCACTCTGTCACATATCACCAAGATCTGGTGAGCCTAGCTGTACTTGCTGGATGGACAAAACTTAGAGAATTCTATGGGCTCACTAAAATCATCAGGTGACCTTGACCCACTATGGACAGAGTGTTTTCCTCCTCATCATTTTCAAAAGCACCTTTGAACCAAAAGTTTACCCTAAATGACACTTCTTGTACCACCAAGTTCCTAATTCAAACCCTTTTAAAGTCCTCATGAATGAGTACAAAGTGACTTGCAACAGTTTGGTGAGCAACTAAGCACTCATCTTTATGTCAAATTTTCAAATCATATAGATATCTAATAtgaatttcatgttaattttaGGATGTGTCGAGCaccatgtactcatttatgaaAGCTGCAAGATTCACCATCTGAACTTGGAAGGGACTACAGAGAGCAGGATAGTTTATAATCATCATAGAAAGactacaaaaattgaaaatggatggAGGAATTTTGTACAATCACAGAATTTTCTTTCTGGAACTCAAATATAACTtataactttgttttattttggctttgtttgtaattaaagCACATTACTACTctaatattatcaatttgtaaatttttgtttataagttattttgtgAGAAATATTGAAACATGTTGAACACACTtatggtatatatattttttttataaatgtttataacTACTCTTGGTGCATGATATATTGATATACTTTGTTTATAACTTTTGGTGCATGCATGGctaattttatgtgttttttataACTTTGAATGATAAGATGTGATATGAATCAATTACAGATtgttaattagaaaaacaaataagatatcaaaaaaatcataaaacaacatcggttttatgaaaaaattgatgttgtcacTAAACAGCAACCTCGATTTTATGAAAAGTCGATGTTGTCAGTAAATAATGacatcgattttttgaaaacccaacattattttttgctaaaataatatttatttttaaacaaccgatgttaacgttgatACTTTAACGTCAATagttttaatatcaattaataacCGATATTAAAAATCCTTAAAAACTgatatgaaaaacttattttctaatagtattAGGTCTGTCACCGattgagaatttaaaattcactTGTAATCAGACATAAAAGATGAATTGTTCCTGTCATATATACAattgaatagaaattaaaaaaaaatagatgagaTGAAGAGTAAATTAAAGATTTTTCTTAAATGTATTTCTGATACTACTTATGTAactagtaattaaaaataaatctctcaacatatatatatatatatatatatatatatatatatatatatatatatatatatatatatatatatgtatatgtatgtatgtaatcTTCTTAatcacttgtattttttttctttatctttaaaCAAGAAAcgaaattatcaataattaaaaataaacttatattataatttaaactattcatcacaaatctaaaatataatttatatatttaaaaaatatttattcattatgaattaaatatataagaataatCATTTATCATGTGCAATCTAGcgactaaaatactagtgatcatgaAAAAGAGATGCATGTGTGAGATCTATATCATTAATCCAAGTCATGGACTAATTATGAATATTActatattttgaaaagaaaaatattttaaacagaaAACTTAAGGgataaataagttaaattaatactaaaaaataaaacgagttaaaagaaaaatgattaactatatatcttaaaacaaattatactgAATCTGATTCCCACATTTATTGTATAGAAGCCAAGACATATGTTATAAGCATAATTTAGTTTAGATGTTGATAATTACGTAGTTCCTCTCTTATGATCACcattcaaaatacatgaaaaacaTACACTAACACATCTCCATGCATTTTccttatatattaacaaaaaacaatattagttatttattcaGGTGAAATACATGTTCCATAAAAGAGACCAAGGGTGGAAGAAAAGTTGACGGCCAGGGGTCACACACACAACTATTCAGATTCCAACTATTTCCAATAGTACACCAATTGAAAGTGAACTTTCaaccaacaaaatattaaaagttgatTTGGCCATTTTGCACCACCATATCACATTGGAGTCAAACCCATAATAATTCACGTGTCTCTCTTTTTCCCTTCACTCTCCCTATATAAACACCCATTAACCCCAGCAATTGGACCAACAACACCAACCAAATCTTACTTTACATTTTTCAcattagttttcttattttgtttagCCACACCTCTGAGACCATGGGTGCGAAGTTTGGACATGGAGTGATGATACTATTTGTTATAAGTGCTTCAATGTTTTCGATGAGCATGGCCAACAAGGACTGGTCCTTTGGTTTCAACTACACTGATTGGTGGTCTAGATTCGGGAATCATGCTCAGAACAAAACACAACAACCACCCAGGCAGATACTTGTGGGTGGTTCTGAGCATTGGCACTACGGTTTCAACTACACCGATTGGGCCTTCAAGAATGCACCATTTTACCTCAATGATACTCTAGGTGAGTTTTCTAGTAAAACATGAGTATACTACCTTCAATATCAATACTATTTAATTAGTATTGCAAAATTAAGTTGGGAAGAATtcattatatttacatatacatTTAGAGTGCATGTAAATACTAAGAATCCATTTGATTAGTTAGTCAAGCAAGATGTCTGAGTTGTTATAAATCCAACGATATTTGTTATAGattcatacaaataaaaaaaatacaagtaaatATGCTTTGTCAgcttaaaaagaataattagttGCCATTAAAGTATGTCACGTTAATTAGTTGAGTTATATATGCCATGGTGATTAGTTGCCATTGAAGTATATATGCTAGCACATGGACATGAATTGATTGAATTTGTGATGTAGTTTTCAAATATG contains:
- the LOC114417654 gene encoding uncharacterized protein LOC114417654; its protein translation is MGAKFGHGVMILFVISASMFSMSMANKDWSFGFNYTDWWSRFGNHAQNKTQQPPRQILVGGSEHWHYGFNYTDWAFKNAPFYLNDTLVFKYDAPNATSFPHSVYMIKSFGSFMKCDIEKAKMLANPTQGTGESFKFVLKRWQPHYFACGERNGFHCNNGTMKFAVMPMLRPFWRWP